The region GCTCGCGTCGGCCGGCCTGCGCCGTGAACGGGCCGCGCTGCCGGTCTTCGCGCTGGTCGCCGCCGCCGGGCTGGCGGTGACGGGCCTGGGGCTTCCCGGGGCGTGGGAGGAGGATTCCGCCCGCGAGCGCTGGGAGTCCGTCGCGCCCGGCTTCCGCCGCCTCGCCGATGGGGACTCGCGTTACCAGCGCGTCACCCTGGGGGAACGGGACGGACAGTACACGCTCTTCTTCAACGGGGTGGTCTCGGCCGTCTTCCCTGACCCGCTGGAGGAGGCCATGGCCGCCAACCTCTTCATGAACCAGGCCCGGGACCCCCGCTCCGTGCTCCTGGTCGGCCAGGGGGCGGAGGGCGAGCTGCAGCATGTACTGGCCTACCCGGGTGTCCGCCGGGTGACGCTGGTGTTCACCGACCCCGCCTACCTGGAGATGGTCCGGCGATTCCTGGACCCGGCGAGCGCCGCGAAACTGGGGGACCCCCGGGTGCGGCTGGCCCAAGCCGACGCCGGGACACTGCTCCGCGACGCTCCCGAGCCCTTCGACGTCATCATGCTCCACCCGCCCCCGCCCGTGACGGCGGCGTCCAATCGTTTCTACACCCGGGAATTCTTCACCCTCTGCCGCGACCGTCTCACCGGGGGGGGCGTCGTGGGGCTCGGCTTCCAGGGGGACGAGAACTACCTCGGCACCGACGTCGGGAGGACCCTGGGCACCCTCTACCGGACCCTGCGCGCCGTCTTCCCGGAGGTGGCGGCCCTGCCGGGAACGCGGCTCCTCTTCTTCGCGGCGCGGACGCCGGGCACGACCACCCTCGACCCGGAGGTCCTCGCCGCCCGCTACACCGCCCGGGGGATGGGCTACACCGACACCTTCACGCCCTACCACTTCCAGATCCCGCTGGAGCCCGGGCGGACCGCCTGGATCAACCGCACCCTCCGCGAGCTTCCCGGCCAGGACGTGAACACCTGCCGCGAGCCCGTTCTCTTCTTCCGGAACCTCAAACTGTGGGACATCGCCACCGATTCCGGTGTCCGCGGCCTGCTGGACCGCGTGGAATCCCTCTCCCTCGGCACTTTCGCGGCCCTCGCCCTCGCGGTCTTCGTCCTGGCGCCAGCGGCCTGGGCCCGGCTGCGCCACCGCCGGCGACCACGCCCCTGGCGCCTCGGCACCGCCGCCCTGGCAGGCATGGCATCCTTCGGCTTCGCGGGCATGGGCCTGGAGATCCTCCTCCTCTACCAGTTCCAGGTCACCGAGGGGAGCCTCTACGCGTGGCTGGGCCTGATGACGGCCTTCTTCATGGGCGGGCTCTTCGCGGGGAGCTGGTGGTTCTCCCGGGCGGGGGGACGCGGCCGGATCTCCGAGGAGGCGTGGGCCTTCGGGGTCCTTCCCCTCGTCGCCACGGCCGTGGCCCTCTCCCTGTTGTGGACCCTCGGCCGGGCCCTCCCGCTCGGGGTCCTCTGGATCGCCCTGCAGTCAGTGGCGGCCGGCGCGGCCACGGGCGGGTACTTCCCCCTGGCGTGCGCCCTAGTGGAGCGGACCGGGACGGGCCCGGCCGGGACCGCCGCACGGGTCGGGTTTCTGGACTACCTGGGGGCCCTCCTGGGCGCCGGGCTCACGGGGATGGTGCTGATCCCGGTCCTCGGGACGGCATCGACATTGTGGGCCCTCGTCGCCATCCTCGGGGCCCTCCCCGCGGCCGCCCTCCTCTGCGCCGGCGCCCCTCGCACCCTCACCCCGCCCCCGGGGTGAAATTTGTGCCGTGAAGACGGAAGGCCTCGACTCCGCCCAGGCTTACCGGCGGACCCGGACGCGGTAGCGGTACGAGAGCGTCACGACCTGGCCGGCGTTGACCGGAAGTTCCCAGGTCAGCATCTGCACCGGGTTGACCTCCTTCAGCCCCGTGCTCGGGGTTTCCACGGACGCCTTGGGCGCCGTGTCGATCACCTCGCCCTCCAACCGCTTCCGCACCATCACCGCGACGGGTTTCCCCTTCCCGTTCATCACGGTGAGCTCTCCCTTCACCGTCACCAGGTCCCACTCCCCCCGGTACTCGGTGGGGGCGTTCCGCTGGCGTTCCACCTCCTTCTCCTCGCGCCGGGCGAGGACGTCCAGGGATCGCGCCACCCGCAGGAGCGTCGGGGCCCCCGGGGGCGTGTAGCGCAGCAGGTCCTGGCCCAGCAGGTCGTCCCCCTGGACCGTCAGGGCGGGTGCGGTGGTCCAGGGGACCTTTCCCGTGTTGGTCAGGCGGAGGGCGTGCCAGACCTCCTCCGCCCGCCCCGACGGGCCGTCGAAATCCGGGGACGACTTGAAGGCGGCTCCGTCCCCCCCGGCGTCCGTCATTTCCCACAGGTAGACGTCCCGGCAGGGCACGGTGGCATCGATCAGGGGGACGTCCCCCCGATCGCCCTTCCGCAGATCCAGCCGGACCGGCGGGTAGAGGAAAAGGTCCTCGCGGAGGGTCCCGGCGGCAGGTTCGATGGTTTCGGGCGGCTCGTTGAAGAAGGCGGGCGCGTTCATCATCTGCTGGGCCATGACCGGCGCGGCGCGGCGCCCCCCGGTTTCACCGGCCGAAAGCGAGGCGAGGAAAGCGTCCAGGGTCTGGTTTGACGAGAGGGGGTCGGTGGAAGCGCCGTAGCGGACATTCGGGAAACCCGCGATGAACAGCAGTTCGGCGCCCCAGAGGTCCTCGGCGTCGTTGAGGACCGTGGCGCGGCACCGCACCCGGGCCTGGTCCCCGGGAAGGGTCTCCACCCGGTAACTGGGCGCCCAGGAGATCCCCCGGGTCAACAGGTGCACCCGAACCTTCCCCTTTCCGGCGGTCACCTCGAAGCGAAGGGCCCGGCCGGTTTCCCAGCCCGGCACCGTGGTGACGATCTCCCCCGCCGGGCACCGCAGCCCCGTCACCTCCTCCACGCGGCAGGCCTGGTCGCCCTTGTCGGTCCGGAAGACGGCGAATTCCGGGGCTGTCGGGGCCGACGCCTCGTTCCCGTCCGCCGCGGCCAGGGTGCGCGGCGGCAGGGCGGGGCGCCGGGGGGGCGCCGGGACCGAAGGGGGGCCGGGGGACGCCGGCCGGGGTGCTTCGCCGGGGAGTAGCGTCCCGGCGATCCACCCCTCGCCGCGGACCTGCAGTTCCACCCGCCGCCCGGTGTTGGCCTGGAGCAGCTCCGCCATCCGGCGGACCGCCTGGGGGCTTTTCCGGCGGGATTCACGGGCCGTGACCTTCTCGACGCGGAGCCCCTCGGTGACCGGTTCGAGCCAGAAGGTCCCGTGCACCGCCGCGGGAAGGTCGCGGATCTCGTAGGTCCCCGGACCGGGGACCTCCGTCTCCCGCGCTTCCCAGACCATGCCGTTCTTGAAGAGGGTCGCCCGGGCCACCTCGGACAACACGGGTTCCGCCGCGTCCCACCGGTCCGGCCCCGCCGCCGGGAGCAGGCTGCAGACCGTTGCCGTCAAAGCGATCAGCAGGCTCGCACATTGCCTTTTCATGATGACCTCCTCCCTATCCATCCGTGTGAATCCGTGTTCATCCGTGGTTCGTCATCTCATTGTATCCTCACCCGGCGGAAAAATCCATGCCGCCCGCCGGAGTTTCTGCTACAATGCCCCTCCCGCCGCCGGACCCGCGGCGGACCGTCAACCCCTCACGGAGGCTCCCATGAACGAATTCGACGTCATCGTCATCGGCGGCGGGCCCGGCGGTTACGTGGCCGCCATCAAGGCCGCACAGCTCGGCCTGAAGACCGCCCTCGCGGAGAAGGCCCCGACCTTCGGCGGCACCTGCCTCAACGTGGGGTGCATCCCCACCAAGGTCATGGTCCACAGCAGCGAGCTCTGGGAACACATTGAACGTCTCGGCGAGCACGGCATCGTCGTGGAGAAGGGGTCGTACCGCTTCGACATGGGCGCCCTGATGAAGCGCAAGGAGCGCATCGTCGGCGGCCTGACCCGCGGGATCGGGTCCCTGCTCCGCAAGAACGCCGTGACGACCTTTCGCGGTACCGCCGCCTTTACAGACCCCCACACCGTGAAGGTGGGGTCTCCCGAGGGCGGCGAGGAGCTGCTGCACGCGAAGAACATCGTCGTCGCCACGGGGTCCGTGGCCAAGGAACTGCCCCACATCCGCTTCGGCGGGCCCGTGCTCTCCTCCACGGAGATGCTCTCCCTGGACGCGCCCCCGAAACGCCTCGCCGTCATCGGCGCCGGTGCGGTGGGCGTGGAGTTCGCCTCCATCTACGCCGCCCTCGGGAGCGAGGTCACGGTGGTGGAGATGCTCCCGCACCTTCTCCCCCTCGAGGACGAGGAGGTGTCCGTCGAACTGGAGAAAGTGTTCAAGCGGCGGAGGATCAAGTACCGGCTGAACTCCGCCGTGGACCGGCTGGACACCCTGGAAAACGGCGCCCGCCTCCACATCCGGAGCGCCACGGGCGAAACCGCCGAGGCGGACTTCGACAAGGTGCTCCTGGCGGTGGGACGCGCCCCCTTCACCGAGGGGCTCGACCTGGACAAGGCCGGCCTCGCCACGGAGCGCGGCTACATCCGGGTGGACAACTACTGCCGGACCTACGTCCCCCACATCTACGCCATCGGGGACGTGATCCCCACCCCCCAGCTCGCCCACGTGGCGTCCGCCGAGGGGATCACCGCGGCCGCCCACCTGGCCGGCCGGCCCGTCCGCCCCATGAGCTACAAGAGCATTCCCGCCTGCACCTACTCCGCGCCCCAGGTGGGCTCGGTCGGCATGACCGAGGCCAAGGCCAAGGAAATGGGCTACGCGGTGAAGGTGGGCAGGTTCCCCTTCATGGGCGTGGGGAAGGCCAAGATCGAGGACATGACCGACGGGTTCGTGAAAATCGTGTCGGACGCCTCCACCGGGGAGATCCTGGGCGTGCACATGATCGGCGCCGTGTCCACCGAACTGGTCGGCGGAATGGTCCTCGCCCTTAACCTCGAGTGCACCGCCGAGGAGCTGGCCCAGGCCGTCCACCCGCACCCCACCGTCTCCGAGGCGGTGATGGAGGCGGCCCACGCCGCCCACGACAAGGCGATCCACCTGTGAAACGCGTCCTCCTCACCGGGGCCGATGGGCAGTTCGGCCGCGACTTCACCCGGCTCTTCGCCGGGCGGTACGCCATCGTCCCCTTCCTGGAGGCCGAAACCGACCTGCGGGACGCCGACGCCGTGTCGGCGGCCGTGGGGAAGGCCGAGCCCGACGTCGTCGTCCACGCCGCCGCATGGACCCGGGTGGACGACGCCGAAACGGAGGTGGACGCCGCCTTCGCCGTCAACGCCCTGGGGACGCGCCACGTGGCCGCGGCGACCGAGGCGGCGGGGGCCCGGCTGATCGCGATCTCCACGGACTACGTCTTCGACGGGGCCCTGGACCGGCCCTACCACGAGTTCGACGAGCCGTGTCCCCGGACGGTCTACGGCGCGTCCAAGCTGGCCGGCGAGCGGGAGGCGCTGCGGCTCTGCCGCCGGACGACGGTGGTGCGGACGGCCTGGCTCTACGGCACCACGGGGGTCAACTTCCCCGCCACCCTGGTCGGCCTGGCACGCCGCCGGGGCCCCGACGCGCCACCCCTGCGGGTGGTGGATGACCAGCGGGGCAACCCCACGACCACCTTCGCCCTGGCGCGGCTCGTGGCCGACCTGATCGAGCGGCCGACGGAGGGTGTCGTCCACGGCACCTGCGAGGGGGAGGCCACCTGGCACGCGTTCACGGTGGAGGTGTTCCGGCTGCTGGGCCTGGGGCCGTTGCCGGATCCCTGCACCACGGCCGAGTTCCCGCGCCCGGCTCCCCGACCCGCCAACTCCCGGCTGGACAAGATGGTCCTTCGCCTGCAGAACCGCCCCCCCATGCCGCACTGGAAGGACGCCCTGCGGGAGTGGGTGGAGGGGATAGGCTGAAGGCTGAAGGCTGTTAGGGTGAAAGCGCAGAGGTGAAGGTGGTTGGAGTGAAAGTGGTTGGGGTAAGATCGAAGATCACGGGGCGGGTGCTTGGGCCGCAAGGTGTCTGTCGAGCCGCCAGGTGCAAAGGGTGAAGGTTCAAGCCATGCACAATGCTCACAATTCCACTAACTCTCATGATTCCCATTACTCCCATCACTCCCATAATTCCCATTACTCCCATCGCTCCCATCACTCCCTTCACTCCCTTCACTCCCAGCACTCCCATCTCACCCATCGCTCCCTTCACTCCCTTCGCTCCCTTCACTCCCAGCACCCCCATTCCTCGGGCGGCCTCCTCCCCTGCTTTCGCCATGCCTTCCCCCCGCCCCTCCCCCCGACCTTCAGCCTAACAGCCTTCAGCCTATCAACCTTCAGCCTAAACCCCTCTCCGGAGATCGATCATGACTTTTAACCCCTCGAACACCCTCGTGACCGGCGGGGCCGGCTTCATCGGGTCCAACTTCATCCGTTACCTGCTGAAGACCCACCCCGACGCCCGGGTCTGGAACCTCGACAGCCTGACCTACGCCGGCAACCTGGCCTCCCTGGCGGACGTGGAGCAGGACCACGGCCGGGAGGGCTCCGGCCGTTACACCTTCGTCCGGGGCGACGTCGCCGATTTCACCGCCGTCCGCGCGCTGCTGGAGGCTGAAGCCATCCGCTGCGTGGTCCACTTCGCCGCCGAGAGCCACGTGGACCGCTCCATCCTGGGGCCGGAGCCCTTCATCGCCACCAACGTCACGGGCACCTTCCGGCTCCTGGAGGCCTGCCGCCAGGCCTGGGCCGGGGATGCGGACACCCGCTTCCACCACGTCTCCACCGACGAGGTCTACGGCAGCCTCGGCGCCGAGGGGCTCTTCACCGAGGAGACGCCCTACGACCCCTCGAGCCCCTACTCGGCCTCGAAGGCCGCCTCCGACCACCTGGTCCGGGCCTGGCACCGAACCTACGGCCTGAACGTCACGATCACCAACTGTTCCAACAATTACGGCCCCTTCCAGTTCCCCGAAAAGCTCATCCCCCTGATGATCCTGAACGGCCTCGAGGGGAAGCCCCTGCCCGTCTACGGCCGGGGGGAGAACATCCGCGACTGGCTCTTCGTCACCGACCACTGCGTCGCCATCGACCGGGTGCTCCGCGCGGGGCGCACCGGGGCCACTTACAACGTGGGCGGCGAGGGCGAGCGGACCAACCTCTTCATCGTGGAGACCCTCTGCCGGCTGGTGGACGAGGCGGGCCTCACCCCCGCGGGGCTGTCCTCCTGCCGCGAACTGGTCACCTTCGTGAAGGACCGTCCCGGCCACGACTTCCGTTACGCCATCGACTTCGGCCGCCTCCGCAACGAGCTGGCCTGGCAGCCTTCGGTCACCCTCGAGGAGGGCCTCCGCCGCACCCTGCGCTGGTACGCGGAGAACCGCCCCTGGTGCGACGCCGTGCGGTCGGGGGAGTACCGGTCGTATTACGAGGCGTGGTACGGGAGGAGGGGGAGATAAAGGCTGTAGGCTGTAGGCTGTAGGCTGTAGTCCCTACGAAGTAAGATCTTTGGCAAAATGAGCGCGATTTGAGATCGACGGTGGGCTCCCACCGCTTTCAGAGCGGGGAAACCCGATGCGGGGACGGAGGAGGGAATCCCGGCCGCGTCGTCCGGCATGCCCCAGGGCTAAAATGCCCCACTGGTGCTGATCCGGTTCCGGAATCGACGTATCCGGTCTCTCGCAAAGACGTCCGGACGCAAAGCCTCGCAAAGGAATCCCCCTTTTCCGGTTCCGGCTTTGCGAGGCTTGGCGTCTTTGCGCCTTTGCGAGAGGTAAAGACCGCCTGTTATTTTTCTGGAGCGTCCGGATGATCCGTGTCCATCCGTGTCCATCCGTGTCCATCCGTGTCCATCCGTGTTCATCCGTGGTTTCTCTCCGGTTTATCCGGGTTGGGCTGTAGGCTATAGGCCCGGAAGGATTCCCGTCGGGGTCGGAATCGGGATCGGGATCTCTATCGGGATCGGCACGGTAGCGGGATCGGGATCAGGCTGGTGACGGGCTTGGGGCCCCTCAAGGGAAGAGCTTTCCCCTTCCCCCCTGAATGATGCTCCGCGCTGAGGCCGTCACAGGAGGATCTGGCAGGTGATCTCTCGGTTTCCAAACCGGGATTTCCTGTGAACGATCCGGTGGCGCTCCTCGTCGGTGGCACCGATGGTCTCGCCGCGGCCGATCTGAATGCCGCTCGAAAGCTCGTAGTGAGCAATGTCCGCGAGCATTCCGAGCGATTCGGACGGTTTCATGTTCGTGTCGTGAACCTCCAGGTCGAGGAAACCGAGCATCCGCATCCCGGTCGTGTAGCCCGAGAGCCCTTTCTTCTCCGGAACCGGGTGAAATCCGAGCCAGAGAAAGAGGGGGAGGCTGGTCTCGGAAGCCTCGGAGGCCTGTTCAAGGTACCGATCCGGGGGCACGACGATGGATGCATTCCCGTAGTAGACCCCCAGGCTCTCGACCGAGGCCAGGACGCTGGCGATGGCCCGGGTCAGGCAAAGCGAAAGCCGCACGGGAGCCATTTTCTCCGACGAGGCGTACACCACCACGTGTGATCCGTGCCCCGACAGGGACGAGCGCGCTTCAGGCCAACTCCACGCAGTGCATACCGGCCATTCGAGGTCACCCCACGGAATGGGCATCGGCATGAATACGAAACCGGCCATCCCGCCCTCAATGGTCACCACGGCGGCCTCGTCGCGAACATTGATTTCCGAATCATCCACAGCCAGATTCAGGGATTCACGGAAGTGGCCTGCGATCCGGCGAAGATCGGGCAGTGCGTTCCCTCGAAGGGCTACCATGCCCAAGTTCGTCCCCCTCCTGGATGCTGATGTGGTTGAACTGCGTCGCACAAGTCTCTTGATCATCCCCACAACTCGCCTCTTTTCCATGATTTGCAATGCGACTAAACAGGCTCCCCTGTTATTGCCTCCTGTCTCCTGGCTTCCTTCCCCCTATTCCCCCGCCTCGAGGATGTGCCGGAAGAGCACCGCCCCGGCGAGCAGGAAGAGCAGGTCGAAGCCGGCGGCGAGCTTGACGGCGCCCCAGAACGCCGGGCCGACGGGGCCGCGGAAGACGGCGTCCAGGGCCCGGGCGCCGGCGAGCACCCCCGGGACGGCCAGGGGGAAGACGAGAACGGGGAGCAGGAGGTCCCGCGATCCCCCGCCGGTGGTCAGCGCCGCGCAGAGGACCCCCGCGGCGACGAAGCCCGCGTCCGCCGCCACCACGCACAGCAGCAGCGCCGCAACGCCTCCCCGGCTCTCCAGGCCGAAAAAAGCCAGGAAGACGGGGAGGGAGAGCAGTTCCACCGAAAAGAGCAGCGCCATCCCCGACAGCCACTTCCCCGCAAACACCGCCGACCCCGACACGGGGGCCAGGCACAGCCCCGCCAGGCAGCCGTCGCGGCGCTCCCGGTCGAAAGTGGCGCCCAGCTGCATCAGCCCGGCGAAGAGCCAGGACGTCCACAGGGCGGCGGGGGCGGCTTCCCGCAGGCGCGGGCCCGGCTCCAGGACGAACTGGAAGAGGACGGCGACGACCAGGGCGAAGAAGAGGGTGGTGACCAGCCGTCCCCGGGACCGCCACTCCACCCGGAGGTCCTTGCCGGCCACGGCCAAGGCCTGGTGCAACCAGGGGCCCGGCCCCGGCGTTCCCTCGCGGTCGCCGGGGCGGCTCACGACGCCCCCTCCCGGCACGGGCCGCCGGGCGTCCCCTCGCGGAGCACGCCGCCGCACAGTTCGAGCACCCTCCCGGCCGCCACGGGAAGCCGGCCGGCGTCGTGGGCGGCCACGAGGATGGTCACCCCCTCCCGGTTCAGGGCGGTGAGCCGCTCCGCCACGACACCCGAGGAGACGCTGTCCAACCCCGAGAACGGCTCGTCCAGCATCAGCAGCTCCGGGTCGTGCAGGGTGGCCCGAACCAGGCCCAGCCGCTGGCGCAGGCCGCGCGACAGGGCAACGGCGCGGTGTTTGCGCCAGGGGAGCAACCCCATCGCCCCGAGACGGGCCGCGATGCGGTCTGCAGGGAGGACGAGCCCGTAGAGGCGGCCGTAGAACCGCAGGTTCTCCTCCACCGTCAGTTCGTCGTGCACGAAAAGATCGTGAGACAGGAAACCGAAGCGTCGGCGGTTCGCAGGCCCCGCTCCCCGGGCGTCCTCGCCGAAGCGGAGGAGGCGCCCGGCGGACGGCGCCACCAGGCCGGCCGCGCACCGGACGAGGGTGCTCTTGCCCGCGCCGTTGGCCCCGGTCAGCGCCACGAGTTCCCCGGGACCGACCTCGAAGGACACGCGGCGAAGGACGGTATCCCGTCCGTAACGCACGAGGAGGCTGTGGGCGGAGAGCACCGGCGCGGGGTTCACGGTCCCCTCCCGTCGTCGTCCTCGCCCCGGCGGGGCCGCGGGACCGCCAAGAGGGCGCCGATCACCGCCAGCGCCGCCCCGAACCAGATCCAGGACATGCCGGGGATGACCCGCAGTTGCACCGCCACCTCGCCGCGCTCGGGGTTCATGGGGAAAAAGGCCAGGTAGAGGTCCCGAACGAACCCGGTCCGGACGTCCACCTCCATGCCGGTGCCGCCCGTCCGCCGGTAGAAACGGACCTCGGGGGCGAAGTCCGGGGGGGCCCCGGCGCGGGGCGGGACAAGGGAGAATTCCGCCCGGTAGACGGCCTTCTCCGCGTCCGGGTCCTCGACCACCAGGCGGTTGAAGATGAGGCGGAACTCCCCGTCCGTGAAGGTCTCTCCGGGGCGGGCGACCACGCGGCTCTCCCGGGCGAACCAGCCCGAGGCGCCAATGCCGGCGGCGACGACCACGAAGCCGAGGTGGCAGAGGGCCGCCGCCAGGCGCGGACGCGTCGGGCCCCCGCGCAGGGTCCCGGCGACGACGGCGGGGAGCGCCGCGGCGCACAGGGCGAAGAGGACGGCCGCCGGCACGTTCCCGTCCAGGAGGTTCACCAGCGCCCCGGCCACGGCCGCCGCGGGCAGGAGGAGCGCGGCGAAGGCGACCAGCTTCCCCAGGGGGTCCCGCGGCCGCCGCAGGACCTGGTGGATGCCGAGCAGCGCCACGAGGGCAATTCCGAGGGGGACCACTGCCCGGTTGAAGAAGCGCGGGGGAAGGGCGGACACGAGGTTTGTGGACGGCGAGGGTCCCGTCCCGTCCGCGGTAGAAACCCTCGCCGGGACATCCCCCGGGGCGCCCGGGCCCGACTGCATCCACCCCGGGAGGATCCCGTGGACGGTACCGTAGGCCACCACGATCAGGAAGGCGATCAAAAAGCCAGCGGACAAGGTCACCGCCGCGTCCCCCGGGCCGGGTTTCCACGCCCCGGCGGGCCTGCCCTTCCGGCGGCCGGCCGCCAGGAGGACGAGGGTGACGGCCAGGGCGACTCCCATGAAGGCGAGGAGCCATCCACCGACCCCGGAACGCTGGAAGGCGTGGACGGAGTCCAGGGCGCCGCTTCGGGTGAGCCAGGTCCCGAAGATGCAGAGGAGGAACGTCGTGACCGCCAGGAAAGGGACCAGGCGCGGGAAGGCCCCCCGGCGCCGGTGGAGGGCGGACAGGTGGACGAAGGCCGTGGCGCCAAGCCAGGGGATCAGGGAGGCGTTCTCCACGGGGTCCCATCCCCAGTACCCGCCCCAGCCCAGTTCCACGTAGGCCCACTGGGCACCGAGAACGATCCCCGCCGTGAGGGCCGCCCAGGCAAAGAGGGTCCAGGCGCGCGCGCGCCGGGTCCAGTCCCCGGGCCCCTCCGGGTCGGCCAGGGCGGACAGCGCCAGGGCGAAGGGGACCGCGAAGGCGGCGTACCCGAGGATCAGCAACGGCGGGTGCCAGATCATGGCGGGGTTCTGCAGCAGAGGGTTCATGCCGGCCCCGTCCGGCGGTGGAACGGCCAGGGTCCCGAAGGGATTGGACACCCGGAGCGCCAGGAGGGCGAAGAGAAACTCGGTGAGGGACATCGCCAGGAGGTACCGGCCGAGCCCCCCCCCGTCGGTTTTCCGGGCTGCCCGCAGCGAAACGGAACTGCAGGCCGCCATCAGGAGCAACCAGAGCAGCAGCGAACCCTCGGCGCCGGCCCAGAACGCCGTCAGCCGGTAGACCACCGGGAGGCTGCGAGAGGTGTGGTCCGCCACGTAGCGGAACGTGAAATCGCCACGGACAAGCACCACCGCCAGGACGGCCGACGCCGTGAACACGGCGGCGGTGGCGGCGTGGACGAAGGCGGCGGCGCGGTGTGCCCAGGGGCCGGCGCCCCGGCGCCGGGAGAGGGCCGCGCAGACAGCCCCGCAGAGCAGGCACGCCGCGGCGGCGAACAGGGAGGCATTCCCGAGAAACGACATGCGGGACAGTTCTCCTTTGCCGGGGGGTTCCGGGATCCCGCTCCCCGCGGGGCGGCAACGACGACGGGCCGATTCTTGCACGAAGTGACCCGGCCGTCAACGAGGATCCGGAGGGCCCGGGACCGCCCCGCCCTCCCCCGGGCCCTCCTTGCCCCCCCGGGCGCCGCCCTTCGGCGGGCGGCGCGAAAACCCTTGCCCGGCGGCCGGCATGAGGCTAAAATCGGCCCATGGCCATCGACGACACCGAACCGGTAATGCGAATCGAAACCGCGCTCTGGGACGAAACCACCCGGATCATCCGGGGGGTCTGGCAGTCCACCGCCTCGGACGACCCCTCCCAGGACCGGACGATCCGCCCTCCCCAGGGCGCCGTCCCCTCCGACCGGGAAACCACGCTCAAGACCCGCCTGCTGAAGCCGCCGGTGGCGGACTTCGACCTTCCCAACGCGGACTACGACCTCCTGGAGATCGTCGGACAGGGGGGGATGGGCGTGGTGTACGAGGCCCGGCAGGTCTCGATCCGGCGGCCGGTGGCGGTGAAGATCCTCCGCCCCGAGGCGGCGGCGGACCCCCACAACCGGGCATCCTTCCTCTCGGAGGCCGTCGTCACCGGGAACCTGGACCACCCCAACATCGTCCCCGTCCACGAGCTCGCCCAGGATCGTGACGGCCGCCTCTTCTTCGTCATGAAGCGGATCTGCGGCACCGCCTGGCGCTCCACCCTCACGGCGCGCCCGCTGGAAGAAAACCTGGACATCCTCTTCCGGGTGATGGACGCGGTGGCCTTCGCCCACTCCCGCGGGGTGATCCACCTGGACCTGAAACCGGAAAACGTCATGCTCGGGGACTTCGGGGAGGTCATCCTGACCGATTGGGGCGTCGCGGTCGTCCTGGAGGGGAACCCGCACCTGGACCTGCCCCCGCAACCCCCCTCGCTGGGCGGGACCCCGTCCTACATGGCGCCGGAGATGGCGCGCGGCGAACTGGACCGCCTGGGCACGCACACCGACATCTACCTCCTGGGCGGGCTGCTCTACGAGATCATCACGGGTCTGCGACCCCACGGCGGGCACACGGTGGCGGAGTGCCTCGTGGAAGCCGCGCTGAACCACATCCAGCCCACGCAGCAGCGGGGCGAACTCCTGGACATCGCCCGGACGGCCATGGCCACCCGCCCGCGGCACCGCTTCCGCTCGGTGGCGGCCTTCCGCCAGGCCCTCAAGCACTACCTGTCCCACAGCGAAAGCCTGGCCCTGAACCG is a window of Acidobacteriota bacterium DNA encoding:
- the ccsA gene encoding cytochrome c biogenesis protein CcsA; amino-acid sequence: MSFLGNASLFAAAACLLCGAVCAALSRRRGAGPWAHRAAAFVHAATAAVFTASAVLAVVLVRGDFTFRYVADHTSRSLPVVYRLTAFWAGAEGSLLLWLLLMAACSSVSLRAARKTDGGGLGRYLLAMSLTEFLFALLALRVSNPFGTLAVPPPDGAGMNPLLQNPAMIWHPPLLILGYAAFAVPFALALSALADPEGPGDWTRRARAWTLFAWAALTAGIVLGAQWAYVELGWGGYWGWDPVENASLIPWLGATAFVHLSALHRRRGAFPRLVPFLAVTTFLLCIFGTWLTRSGALDSVHAFQRSGVGGWLLAFMGVALAVTLVLLAAGRRKGRPAGAWKPGPGDAAVTLSAGFLIAFLIVVAYGTVHGILPGWMQSGPGAPGDVPARVSTADGTGPSPSTNLVSALPPRFFNRAVVPLGIALVALLGIHQVLRRPRDPLGKLVAFAALLLPAAAVAGALVNLLDGNVPAAVLFALCAAALPAVVAGTLRGGPTRPRLAAALCHLGFVVVAAGIGASGWFARESRVVARPGETFTDGEFRLIFNRLVVEDPDAEKAVYRAEFSLVPPRAGAPPDFAPEVRFYRRTGGTGMEVDVRTGFVRDLYLAFFPMNPERGEVAVQLRVIPGMSWIWFGAALAVIGALLAVPRPRRGEDDDGRGP